In a single window of the Bacillus clarus genome:
- a CDS encoding IclR family transcriptional regulator, giving the protein MNINKTAVKTMDILELFYEYEELSLTEMVQLTNMPKTSVYRLIGSLEEMGFLQKTIKGKYRLGFVFLRFGQLVSQRISVRKIAIPYMRELRNNLGQAVNLIVQDGNDAIYIEKMEGIQPVRIYTAIGKRAPLYAGACPRILLSYFSEEEKMKYVEEVNLKSFADGTIVNKEHLLEIIQMAKQDGYTISYSELENHTAAIAAPIFGSDGNILAGISISGLAIEYNEESMPYFISKVKETAYRISKELGFME; this is encoded by the coding sequence ATGAATATAAATAAAACGGCAGTGAAGACAATGGACATTTTGGAGTTGTTTTATGAGTATGAAGAGTTAAGTTTAACGGAAATGGTTCAGCTTACAAATATGCCGAAAACATCCGTTTATCGTTTAATTGGTTCACTAGAAGAAATGGGATTTTTGCAAAAAACAATAAAAGGTAAGTATCGTCTTGGCTTTGTATTTTTGCGATTTGGCCAACTCGTTTCACAAAGGATATCAGTAAGAAAAATTGCAATTCCGTATATGAGGGAGCTTAGAAATAATTTAGGACAAGCAGTAAATTTAATTGTTCAAGATGGAAATGATGCGATTTATATTGAAAAAATGGAAGGTATACAGCCGGTGCGAATATATACAGCGATTGGAAAAAGGGCTCCGTTATATGCTGGTGCATGTCCTCGGATTTTGCTTTCTTATTTTTCAGAGGAAGAAAAAATGAAGTATGTAGAAGAGGTGAATTTAAAATCGTTTGCGGATGGGACGATCGTAAATAAAGAGCATCTGTTAGAAATAATACAAATGGCAAAACAAGATGGATATACAATTAGTTATTCTGAATTAGAAAATCATACAGCGGCAATAGCGGCACCTATTTTCGGGAGCGATGGCAACATTTTAGCTGGTATTAGTATTTCAGGACTCGCAATTGAGTATAACGAAGAAAGTATGCCGTATTTTATTTCCAAGGTAAAGGAAACGGCATATCGAATTTCAAAAGAGCTCGGCTTTATGGAATAG
- a CDS encoding copper homeostasis protein CutC, translating into MLEVIATCLEDVKRIEEAGGNRIELISAYTEGGLTPSYAFIKKAVKTVNIPIHVMIRPHAKSFVYTEEEIEMMKEEIEIAQKLGAAGVVLGVLNEKNEIDEEKLTDLLSVVAGINVTFHRAIDDVENPVEAVELLRKFDKVTHILTSGGQGNIVENVPVLVEMQRETKGNMQLVVGSGVTKSNIEKLLNETGITQAHVGTAVREDKSCFAEIDQTLVQDLVDKIR; encoded by the coding sequence ATGCTAGAGGTTATTGCAACGTGTTTAGAAGATGTGAAGCGAATTGAAGAAGCGGGTGGAAATCGAATTGAGCTTATTTCAGCTTATACAGAAGGTGGATTAACACCAAGCTATGCATTTATAAAAAAAGCGGTGAAAACAGTAAATATACCAATTCACGTTATGATTCGACCACATGCTAAGTCGTTTGTATATACAGAAGAAGAAATTGAAATGATGAAAGAAGAAATTGAAATTGCTCAAAAACTTGGAGCTGCAGGCGTAGTTTTAGGTGTGTTAAATGAAAAAAATGAAATTGATGAAGAAAAATTAACGGATTTACTATCTGTTGTAGCTGGAATAAATGTAACATTCCACCGTGCTATAGATGACGTAGAGAATCCAGTTGAAGCAGTGGAATTGTTAAGAAAATTTGATAAGGTTACTCATATTTTAACGTCTGGTGGACAAGGGAACATAGTAGAAAATGTTCCTGTGTTAGTAGAAATGCAAAGAGAAACGAAAGGGAATATGCAGCTTGTTGTCGGAAGTGGAGTAACGAAATCGAATATAGAGAAATTATTGAATGAGACAGGAATTACACAAGCCCATGTAGGTACTGCTGTCAGAGAAGATAAATCTTGTTTTGCTGAAATTGATCAAACATTAGTACAAGATTTAGTAGATAAAATAAGGTAG
- the lepB gene encoding signal peptidase I: MEKNTKKELISWIKTIGITLGIVFIVRGVLFTPSLVQGESMMPTLENNERVLVNKIGYSLNGLDRFDVIVFHGKEGYDLVKRVIGLPGDTVEYKNDVLYVNGKAMEEPYLKEFKEKTSSGSMLTPDFTLEQKTGKTKVPEGQVFVLGDNRAVSKDSRMFGFISEDEIVGKGQAVFWPLQQVRAL, from the coding sequence ATGGAGAAAAATACGAAAAAAGAATTGATTTCATGGATTAAAACGATAGGTATTACACTTGGGATTGTCTTTATTGTTCGAGGGGTTTTATTTACGCCTTCATTAGTACAAGGTGAATCGATGATGCCAACCTTAGAAAATAATGAACGTGTTCTTGTTAATAAAATTGGTTATAGTTTAAACGGATTAGATCGCTTTGACGTTATCGTCTTCCACGGAAAAGAAGGGTATGATTTAGTAAAACGAGTAATTGGTTTACCAGGTGATACAGTTGAGTATAAAAATGACGTTTTATACGTAAATGGAAAAGCGATGGAGGAGCCTTATTTAAAAGAGTTTAAAGAAAAGACATCATCAGGCAGTATGTTAACTCCTGACTTTACATTAGAACAAAAGACGGGAAAAACAAAAGTTCCAGAAGGACAAGTATTTGTTTTAGGGGATAATCGCGCGGTTTCAAAAGATAGCCGTATGTTCGGTTTTATTTCAGAAGATGAAATTGTCGGAAAAGGACAAGCTGTTTTTTGGCCATTGCAACAGGTAAGGGCATTATAA
- a CDS encoding acyl-CoA dehydrogenase family protein — MALSFVETEEQSLIIKQIQKLIPKFMERENQLSELGSFPFENINDLKDIGYTKLTLPKDFGGNEISLYDFVLYQEKIAEGDGATALSIGWHLGIVKELAENRSWSKEMFTWFCKEVNKGALFNRAATEPKTGSPSRGGKPETSAVKKGDKWIINGRKTFTTMAPMLDYFIISASIEDREEIGEFVIPRDIQGVSIEETWDSVAMRGTASHDLVLQNVEIPDRYFTDLKGSKAKPKGIGWVLHIPACYLGIAQSSRNYTIQFAESYQPNSLKHPISLLPNVRRLVGELELELMQARIFLYQIAKKYDEAEDKQSLQAELSAAKYVVTNAAISIVDKSMRVVGAKSLSEKNPLHRYYLNVRAGLHNPPMDDVTISLLADAAFQS; from the coding sequence ATGGCACTCTCATTTGTGGAAACAGAAGAACAATCTTTAATAATTAAGCAAATACAAAAGCTAATTCCGAAGTTTATGGAAAGGGAAAACCAATTAAGTGAGCTAGGGTCTTTTCCATTTGAAAATATCAATGATTTAAAAGATATAGGGTATACAAAATTAACGTTGCCAAAAGATTTTGGTGGTAATGAGATTTCTTTATATGATTTTGTTTTATATCAGGAGAAAATTGCAGAAGGAGATGGGGCTACGGCTCTATCAATCGGATGGCATCTTGGTATTGTAAAAGAGCTAGCTGAAAATCGGTCTTGGAGCAAAGAAATGTTCACCTGGTTTTGTAAGGAAGTAAATAAGGGAGCCCTTTTTAACCGAGCGGCGACAGAGCCGAAAACAGGAAGTCCGTCTCGTGGGGGGAAACCAGAGACATCGGCTGTTAAAAAAGGTGATAAGTGGATAATAAATGGAAGAAAAACTTTTACAACGATGGCGCCAATGCTCGATTATTTCATTATTTCAGCAAGTATTGAAGATCGAGAGGAAATAGGAGAGTTTGTAATTCCGAGGGATATACAAGGTGTTTCAATTGAGGAAACATGGGATAGTGTAGCTATGCGGGGGACTGCTAGTCATGATCTTGTATTACAAAATGTAGAAATTCCGGATCGATATTTTACTGATTTAAAGGGTTCAAAAGCTAAGCCGAAAGGGATTGGCTGGGTGCTTCATATACCAGCGTGTTATTTAGGAATTGCACAATCGTCGAGAAATTATACAATTCAGTTTGCGGAATCATATCAACCGAATAGTTTGAAACACCCTATTAGCTTATTACCTAATGTTAGAAGATTAGTAGGGGAACTAGAACTTGAGCTAATGCAAGCTCGTATATTTTTATATCAAATTGCGAAAAAATACGACGAGGCAGAGGATAAGCAGTCATTACAAGCTGAATTATCAGCTGCGAAATATGTTGTAACGAACGCGGCAATATCAATTGTAGACAAATCGATGCGAGTTGTAGGAGCGAAAAGTTTATCAGAAAAGAATCCGTTACATCGTTATTATTTAAATGTGAGGGCTGGCTTACACAATCCGCCAATGGATGATGTAACCATTTCATTATTAGCGGATGCGGCGTTTCAATCATAA
- a CDS encoding YdcF family protein produces the protein MKQNKKSKKRRIWQVFLLMISSIILFVSYAAYDIWSYRFKTDEVDTDAAIVLGAASWNGKPSPVFRERINHAISLYKNGKIKKIIFTGGTKFEAELEEARTAKAYALKHDVKDEDILIETQSRFTEDNLKNAKQVGMENGLRTYTIVSDPLHMKRAMRIAKHINMEAYASPTPTSAYKTLDTEIPFFFKELCSYIGYVTSLPLRALKGD, from the coding sequence ATGAAACAAAATAAGAAAAGTAAAAAGAGAAGAATCTGGCAAGTATTCTTGCTTATGATTAGTTCTATTATTCTATTTGTAAGCTACGCAGCTTATGATATTTGGAGTTACCGTTTTAAAACAGATGAGGTCGATACGGATGCTGCGATCGTACTTGGGGCAGCTTCATGGAACGGGAAACCCTCTCCTGTATTTCGTGAGAGAATTAATCATGCGATTTCTTTGTATAAGAATGGAAAGATTAAAAAGATTATTTTTACAGGTGGTACAAAATTTGAAGCTGAGCTTGAAGAAGCACGCACAGCAAAAGCCTATGCATTAAAGCATGACGTAAAAGATGAAGATATTTTAATTGAGACACAGTCCCGTTTTACAGAAGATAATTTAAAGAACGCAAAGCAAGTTGGAATGGAAAATGGCCTACGTACATATACAATCGTGAGTGACCCACTCCATATGAAACGAGCAATGCGAATCGCGAAACATATTAATATGGAGGCATATGCATCGCCAACTCCAACATCAGCATATAAAACATTAGATACGGAAATTCCATTTTTCTTTAAAGAATTATGTTCTTATATTGGTTACGTTACGTCTTTACCATTACGAGCGTTGAAAGGCGATTAA